From Bacteroidales bacterium:
ATATATGGAATAGCGGGTAAATTGCTTGTCGACCTGGTTGGCCTGATTTTTATTTTCATCACGCTGTCTGGAATCTTTTATTGGCTGGCACCGCATTTGTTGAAGAGGGTAAAGGAATCGTCGAAAAGCAGAATTAAAAAAGTTAACCGTTTTTCCCTGAAATGGCATAACCGGCTGGGCTACTGGTCAGTGCTTGTTTTACTTTTGACAAGCATAACTGGCATGTTCCTGCGTCCGCCTCTCCTTATTTCAATCGCAAATACCGAAGTGTCTAAAATCAAATATTCCAAACTGGATGACCCTAACACCTGGGACGACAAGTTTCGTGATCTGATGTATGATGAGGTTTTGAAGCGGTATGTGGTTGCAACATCGGATGGGATTTACTATTCCGATGATGAATTTGGTTCCGTTTTACGGAGATATTCTGTTCAGCCTCCTGTTAGCGTTATGGGAATCAATGTATTTGAGAAGGTGGCGACAGGCGGATACCTGGTTGGTAGTTTTTCCGGTATCTATCAATGGATTCCCAACGAAGGCATCATTATTGATTATTTTACGAAATTACCTTTGACCGAAGCCAGCCGGGATGGATCTCCTTTTGGAGCCATTTCCGTTTCCGGTTTTATCGGAATGACAGATGGCAGCCAGTTTGTATTTGATTATGGTGGTGGTGCGATCCGGCTTGGCGAATCGGGCATCTTCCCTCAAATGCCGGCCGAAGTCATCAAAAAGAGCCCCATTTCACTTTGGAATACATCCCAGGAAATTCATACAGGTCGTATATGGGAATTTCTTTTAGGTCCGTTTTATATTCTGATTGTGCCACTTACCGGATTAGCTTCGTTGCTGATATTGGTTACCGGATTTTTTTGCATGGTGGATACCTTATAGGAGGAAAACAAGAAATAAGAAAGTGGTGATGAACGTACCTTCACAACCCAATTCGCAATAATTTTTATTCCTCCCAGCTTAGCAACCGTCTTTCCCCTTCAAGTGACCTAATATCAGTAACATCCTGGCTCACTTCGATGGTTCCTTTGTATTCACCGGTTGATGAACGCAAAGCGATATAACGGATGTATATGAATTTCCCTTTCATAGTTATCCAGAAATTGGCTTCGCTTTTACTGCCGTTCCTGAACGCTTCAACGATCTGGTTGACGATATGAACGCTTTCCGGTGGATGGCAGTTTTGTACTTTCCTTCCTATAATTGCATTGGACCTTGGGAATATCCTGTGCTTGCCACCGGAAAAATAACGAACGGTATCTTCTTCGTCAACGAATGTGATATCTACCGGCAAGTTCTCAAAAAGTTGGATAATCTGTTCCCTTTTTAAAACTCCGGTATCCAGGTCAATCGTCCCGGATGCAATAGTTTTTTCTGTTTTATTGAACTCTGATTTTTTAGGCGGGTTTATATAACACCAGCCTGTTTCATGTGCCTGTACAAGCATATCCTGCCAGGCACTTTCCGGAATAGCCCTGTATGCAACCGGATAAACTATTTGCTCTTCCCTGAAAATAACAGGAAGTACCACAAAAAACAAGCGCCCTAACTCTTTATTGAACTGCGCCGGCTCAGTTGGGGAATCTATAAGGATTCTCTCCAGGTCATTTAGTGATTTGCGATAATCATCGTGAAATGACCACATCAGTTTAAGACAACCATATTGAGGGAATGTTCTTTCAATATATGGGAATAAAATATTTTCTTTTTTTACATAGTGAAGTTCATAAGCTCTCAGATCTTTAATATCCTGCAGTATTTGTAATGCATTGTAGCTTCTGTTCTCATCCGAACAACTTAAGAAAGTTTTTATATTAATACGTAGAACGGCAATAATCTTTTCCACAGCTCTGTTCTCTTGCATCATATAGCTTAGAAAATGGTCTTCGGAAGGCATTTGCCATTTCTGGTGTTTAAGCGATTTATAAAATATATTGATAAGTTTACCTACATTCTTCTTGACAGTTTCGAAAGGATATTGCTGAAGCAAAAAGTCTAATAATTGCATAGTTTCTGAAGAAGTAACTGCTTCAATGTCTGCTTTGTATTTCTCATACAGGTTTTTACCATTATTCCCTTCAATTAGTCCAGTGCTATAATTTTGAAGGTTTAGGTAATGCTCGGAAAAGTGAATAAGTTCTTCTGACATTGTGGCTACATTCCAGTTTATTATTTAAGCCTGGGTGAATACTTTTCTCCATTTCTTAGTATGTCGCGAGCCAGACTTTGTACATTTTCCTCTGTGACCAATTTAATGAGAGCATCCCTTATTAGAGCATATTTTTCATGAAGAGGGCAGGGGTTGTTATCATCGCATTGTTTCAAACCAAAACCACAACCATTGAACAGTTTGTCTCCTTCTGTAGCTATAATCAGTTTTTTTAAGGATAAATCAGGCTGTTTACTATCAAAATAGAATCCGCCTCCTTTTCCTTTCTGTGATTTAACAAATCCTTGTCTGACTAATCGCTGTAATATTTTAGCTGTATAAAAATAAGGTGCATCAATTTGTTCAGAGATTTCAGCAATACCAGGCCTTTTGCCATCAGAGTTCTGCATCTGAATATAAACTAAACCCCTAAGTGCATATTCAGTTTCTTTATTAAACATTTTTTTTCCTTTAGAAGGATAAATTATTCTATGCAAAGGTATTAAAATATTTTTGTTAAATAATAAAAGACCTTTTTGTATTTTAATCGTTTTTATATATATATTTGTCACCGAAGTTTAAATCTAAATCTATGAAGTTTGAGTCAAATATAGAAATAACAATTGGCGAAATTGTTGCCAAGGATTTCCGTGCTGCAAAATTATTCAAGGAAGCTGGTATCGATTTCTGCTGTGGAGGGTATAAATTTCTTTCTGAGGCCTGCAAGGAAAAGGGTTCAGATTTAGCAGCAATAATTAAGCAACTCAATCTTCTAACTGAACGGCCTTTAGGCGGAACAATAAATTTTAATGAATGGGAACTTGGTTTCTTAAGTGACTACATAATTAATACTCATCATAATTTTGTCCGAAGAAACTTGCCTGAATTATCTTTTTATACTCAGAAAATAGCCCAGGTTCATGGTGATCACCATCCTGAGTTATTGGAAGTTGCTGAGTTATTTGCTCAAATTCAGAAAGAGCTGTTGCAGCATTTGATAAAAGAAGAAGAAATAGTGTTTCCTGCTATAAAAAAAGCCGAGGTTTCAGCTACTCCTGAGGTTAAAACAATCATCATTTCGGAAGTTAATTGTTTGCGGGGTGAACATGAGTTTGCAGGTGGTGCGATGGATAAGATAGCTGTTTTGACAAATAGATATCATATTCCTTCGGATGCATGTAACACATACCGGATATCTCTAAAGATGCTGGAACAATTCGAAAATGATCTTCATATTCATGTGCATCTCGAAAATAATATTTTGTACCCAAAAGCAATTAAACTAGCTGAGTAAAGCATTCCTTTCATGAAAACTGCAACCGAGAACCTTGAAAATGATCATGTGCATATACTTCGTCTGATAGAAGTTATGGAACAAATCACTGGATCCACAGATCCAAATACAGAACACATGGAAACGATAGTAAAAGTGATCCGTGGATTTGCCGATGGACTTCATCATGCCAAAGAAGAAAAATTCCTTTTTCCGTTGATGGTTCAGAAAGGTTTTTCGAACGAATCAGGTCCTGTAGCCGTCATGCTCCACGATCATATGCAGGGTCGGAATTTTGTCAAAGGAATGGCGGATCATATTGCACTGTTTAAACAAGGTGATTCGGGTGCATTAAATGCCATTATCAGCAATATGCTGGGTTATACTGAATTACTAAGGAATCATATCGCTAAAGAGAACACCGTGCTGTTCCGTTTGGCTGACAAAGTATTTTCACTTGCCGATCAGGAATTGTTATTGCTTGAGTTTAACAAAATTGAACTTGACCACTCAAATGGTTTAGTAGCGAACGATTTCCTTGCTCTAATCGATGAACTTGAAGATTCATATAATAAATGAGCCAGTACGATGCACTAAATTTTCAGCAAATAGATATCATCTAACCTAGTTCTAAATTCAATAAATTACAAAATGAGACATCTAATTTACAATTTCACTTTTCGAAGTCTAACCTTAATTGGAGTGATCCTATTATTTAATGCCTGTGGATCAAAAACAAACGCACCAGACAAAGCACAGGTTCAAGCTGCCAGTGTTGTTATTGACACCAAGGCATATAATGATAGCAAAGGAGTAGGAAAGTTTACCGAAGTTAAACTTGAAGTAATTGACCCTGCTAAGGCTGATTTGGGTAAAGTTGTATTCTCCACCAAATGCACCACATGCCATAAGTTATCTGCCGAGAAGTTCGTTGGTCCGGGGCTGGAAGGTGTCACTCAACGCAGAACACCTGAATGGATCATGAACATGATAACGAATCCTGAATTGATGATGAAATCCGATCCGGTAGCCAAAAAGTTGTATGAGGAGATGCTCACCCCAATGGCTAATCAGAATATTGGTGATGAAGACGCCAGAAATATTCTGGAATATCTTCGTCAGAATGACAATAAGTAAGAATCTCAATCCTCCAATAAAGTACTAACCCATTAATCGACTCTTATGAAAATATTCAGTCTAATACTGGTTGGAATGACCCTTATCGCTTTGATTGGCGGTTCATTCACATCATGTAAACCTAAAAAAGTTGGGAGCATGATGGCTGGAGATGCAGCACAAAAAGTGTATGTAGCACCTGGCAAGTTCGATGAATACTACCTCTTTACATCAGGTGGTTTTAGTGGCCAGCTCGGGGTTTACGGGCTTCCATCAGGCCGTCTTCTGAAAAATATTCCGGTGTTTTCACAGGATCCAACTACTGGTTGGGGATATACTGAAGAAACCCGGCCAATGCTTAATACATCATTTGGTTTTGTGCCGTGGGAGGACAGCCATCATCCGGAGCTAAGCAAAACCAATGGTGAAGACGATGGTCGTTGGATTTTTATAAATGGAAACAATACACCTCGTATTGCACGTATTGACCTCACTACATTTCGTACAGTTGATATAATTGAATTACCTAATGCCGGTGGAAATCATGCTTCGCCTTTTTGTACAGAGAATACTGAATATGTTGTTGGGAATTCCCGATTCTCAATTCCTGTTGATGGGAAAGATGATGTACCTATTGAAACATATAAGGAGAATTTTAAAGGAGCTGCTACTTTTGTAAAGGTTGATCCTCAAAGTGGAGAGATGAGCGTTGCTTTTCAGATTATTGTTCCCGGATTCAATTATGACCTGGCACATGCAGGCAAAGGTGTTTCACATGACTGGATGTTTTTTACCAGTTATAATTCAGAACAGGCACATAACCTCCTTGAAGTAAATGCAAGCCAGAATGACAAAGATTTTGTTATGGCAATAAACTGGAAAAAAGCGGAAGAATTGATTTCACAGGGAAAAGGTAAAAAAATTCCTGCTCGCTACATGCATAATATGTATGATGAAAAATCACATTCTGCTACTTCAAAAGAAGAAAAAGAAGTAACTGTCATTCTGGCAGAAGAAATGCCAGGCCTGGTGTATTATATGCCTTGCCCAAAGTCACCTCATGGTTGTGACGTAAGTCCTGATGGGAAATATATTGTGGCCAGTGGAAAATTAGCGGCTACAATTCCTGTATTCTCATTCGAGAAAATGATAAAAGCCATTGAAAGTAAGGCAATAGAGGGAGAAGTTTCTGGAATTCCGGTTTTGAAATATGATCAGGTACTGGCCGGTGAGGTTCAACAAACAGGACTAGGGGCCCTTACATACTGAATTCGACGATAAAGGCGTTGCCTATACTTCATTTTTTGTTTCATCGGAAATTGTAAAATGGGACCTGGAGAAGAGAGTGGTTGTTGATCGTGCTCCAACTTATTATTCTATTGGACATCTGTGTGTACCAGGGGGGGATTCACGCAAACCCAGCGGGAAGTATGTAATAGCATTAAATAAAATTACAAAGGATCGTTACTTACCTACCGGACCTGAATTAACTCAATCTGCTCAGCTTTTTGACATCAGTGGAGAGAAGATGACTTTACTCCTCGACTTCCCAACCATTGGGGAACCTCATTATGCCCAAGCTATTGCAGCCGATAAGATTGTAAAAAATTCGAAAAAATTCTTTAAAATTGAAGAAAACAGTAATCCTTTTGTTGCCAAATCGGAAGCTAAAGCGAAAGTTGTACGCAATGGTAACAGAGTTGATGTTTACATGATAGCTATCCGCTCACATCTTAATCCTGACAATATTGAAGGAATCAAACTTGGCGATGAAGTATACTTCCATGTTACAAACCTTGAACAGGATTGGGATGTGCCTCATGGGTTTGCAATTAAAGGTGCCAATAATGCAGAGCTGTTAATAATGCCCGGGGAAACAGCTACCCTTAAATGGATTCCAGCCCGGACAGGTATGTTCCCCTTTTACTGTACCGACTTTTGCTCAGCTTTGCACCAGGAAATGCAAGGTTACGCCAGGGTATCTCCAGCTTCGGCTAATGTTCCGCTTACATTCTCTGGTGGTGCTACTGCTAAATAAAAATGATTCATCTCCCGTGGCTTAATTAAAAACAATCATGCAGGGAAGGTTGAGATTTGTTTCTGAGAAAGCTAAATATCGATCTTCTCTGCTTTGATTTCACTTAAAGTTAAATTGGATAATGAAAAACAGTTCACGATTGATAATATTTATCTGCTCAACTCTGATGATCGGGGCATTTTTCTTTCCATTTTGGAAAATTATTCTCGAAGCACCCCAATATCCTGAAGGATTGGAGATGAAAATCTGGCTAAACAAAATTACTGGTGATGTGGAGAAAATAAATGGATTAAATCATTATATAGGCATGAAATTAATTCATAAGGATGAATTTCCGGAATTCAAAATTATGCCATGGGTACTGGCTTTGCTTATTGCTTTTGGCATGTTAGTGGCCGGCCTTCGCAAACGAAAATTATTATGGGCCTGGATCACATCTTTGATAGTTGCTGCGGGTATTGCCTTTTATGATTTTTATCAATGGCTTTATGATTATGGCCATAACCTGGACCCTCATGCGGCAATCAAAGTCCCTGGAATGAGTTATCAGCCACCTATGCTTGGATATAAACAACTGTTGAACTTTCTTGCTGGCTCTTTTCCCGATATAGGTGGATATCTCGTGATTTGCGCAGCACTTGTTATTGTTGGAGTAGCCTTATATGAGCAGGTTTACAACACAAACAGGCCTCATACTGACATTCGCCCTTAATACACACTTACTTTGGCATTTACACATGTGTTAGCAGCATTGTAAACAATCAGGTTGTTAAAAAACAAAAAAATAACAAACTATGAGAATAATCATCGGTCTATTTTTGATCTGCCTTCTGTCATCACAATTACATTCTCAAAGTACTGACACTATTCCATTTGAAGATGCTAATGGAAAATGGGGCATAAAAATACTTAGTTCTGGAAAAGTGTTAGTTGAACCTAAGTATCAGAATTTAGATTATCCCTATGAAGGCCTAATTAAGGCTCGTTTAAATGATAAAACAGGATTCATTGATTTTAATGGAAAGGTCATTGTTCCGTTTAAATATCATGATGCCAATTACTTCGCAGAAGGTCTGGCAGCGGTAAGTCAAGAAACAAAGTCAGGCTGGAAAATTGGTTTTGTTGATAAGACGGGTAAACTCGTTATTGAAATGAAGTATTACTCGATGTACTTGGATAGAACTAGATTTTATAATGGTGTAGCTGTTGTTGCAAAGGGAGAAAATAATGGGTATGGTATAATTGATAGAACTGGTTGCGAATTGACTCCTTTTATTTACACTTATATTAATCCCTTTGAAAATAGTATTGGTATTACAACTGTTAATAAATCTGGTAAATGGGCTCTGCTAAATAAAGCCGGAAAGGAGTTAACCCAATTCAAGTACGACAAATTAACAACCCCTTATTATTTTTCAGATGGGTTAATAAAAATGGAAGTAGGTGGTAAAATTGGGTTTGTTGATTATTTTGGTGAAGAAGTTGTTCCTCCTTACTTTGCAGAAGCAAGTGACTTTTCGGATGATTTATGCGCTGTAAGATCAGTTAGTAGATGGGGTTATATTGATAAAAAAGGTAATAACGTTATTAATTATCAATTCGATATCGCAAATCAATTTTCGGAAGGGCTTGCACTAGTCGTTTATATGGCACATGATGACGGTGTAAACAATTGGAAATGTATTGATAAATCCGGGAAAATAATTTTTGCTCTTAAAGGGGGACAACCAACCGAATATGGTTATTTTAGAAATGGACTATTATTAATACAAAATCAGGAAGAAAAGTATTTCTTCATCGGCAAAAAGGGAGTTCCATTATCAGAAGATATATATGACTATGCAGAGGGATTCTCAGAAGGACTCGCAGTCGTATGTCAGGATGGAAAATGTGGATATGTTGATACGACAGGTAAATTGGTCATTCCATTAAAATATACTGTTGCTTCACCATTTGTTGATGGTTTTGCAGGTGTGATTAGTTTGACTGAAACTGGACTTGAGCAAGAATTAATAATTGATAAGACAGGGAAAGTCGTTTTATCTAAATGAACATCCCAGCCAAACTATGAGAATGGTGATCAGATTGCACACCGCCACTAACACTGGTTTTGCGTCAGGCGGGGTGACTTACACACCAGAAGCTTTGTGCTTCTATTCAAGTTTAGCACTGGTTGACAATTTGTGCTTCGAAATCAGCCCGACTGCAAATCCCGAAAACGTTTGATTAACAAATTGCATTGTGATGAAACTCAGAGTAAAAATCATATATTCCTTTCCCCTTATCCTTTTGATGCTTATTGGCTCCTGTAAAAACGAAATGCGTCCAATAAATTATGGCAAGGATAATTGTGAGCTTTGTCGAATGACAGTAATGAATCCACAGTATGCCGCAGGATTGCTTACTTCAAAAGGAAAGGTTTATACTTTTGATGCAGGTGAATGTCTTGTGCGATATGTTAAAAAAAATGGAGTAAATGAAAAGGATCAATATTTCATGAGCGACTATAACAAACCAGGAAGTCTTGTGGATGCAACAACTGCTTTTTACCTGCATGGTGATAGTATTCAAAGTCCTATGGGTGGTAACCTCGCTTCTTTTAAGGACCTGACATCCGCAAAGGTAGCTCAGACGAGCCTTGGAGGACAGATTTTGTCCTGGAAGGATCTTATTAAATAATAATGAAACTAATAACTAAGCGCTTGAGTATTCGATTCGATGAAGGAAGCCCACCATTTAATTTCCTCCACTCTATAATGTTACATTATTTTGTTTCATGCAGTATAATTTTTTTTCTTACTTCTTTTTCCATCAGTGTTGTTGCCCGCGAGATTACTGTTAAATCCGGCACAAAGATCAACACTATTCAGAAAGCACTGAATTCAGCCCAAAACGGAGATATCATTAAAGTGACAGAATCAACCTATTATGTTGAAGATATCCTTATTGATAAATCAATCAGTCTGATCGGTATTGGCAAGCCTGTGCTCGACGGACAAAAGAAAAGCAATGTAATTATTATTTCAGCACCCCAGGTTACCATTAACGGCTTTGTGATCCGCAATAGCGGGTTTTCAAACATAAAGGATAAGGCTGGGATACGGGTAGAAAAATGTGATAGAGTTAAAATTCTTAATAACCTGCTTGAAAATACCTGTTTTGGTATCTATTTAGCAAAAGTTAACGGGGGAACAATCAGTGGGAATATTATTCGTGGTAATAACTCTGTAATACAGTCAGGAAACGGCATACATCTATGGTACTCAAACCATATCAATATTTATAACAATAAAATATACGGACAACGTGATGGCATTTATTTCGAATTTGCAACATTCTGTGAAATCAGCCATAATCTGAGTGAGAACAATCACCGGTACGGACTTCATTTCATGTTTTCTAATAACGACAACTATGCATATAATATTTTTAGGAACAACGGGAGTGGAGTAGCTGTTATGTATACTAAACATATCAGGATGATTAACAATACTTTCGAAAGAAACTGGGGAAGTTCATCTTATGGATTATTGTTGAAAGATATCAGTCGAAGCTATATCTCAAACAATACATTTGCTAAAAATACTTCAGGGATCTTCATGGAAGGGACTAATGAAGTTAAAGTGGAACGTAATAATTTTTTAAATAATGGACTGGCAGTCAGGATGTTGGCAAACTGTGAAAAAGACACCTTTCTTCTGAATAATTTTTTGGGAAATACTTTTGATTTTACAACAAATGGAAGTGAAAATCTCAATTATCTGAAGGGTAACTATTGGGATAAATACAGTGGTTACGACTTGAATCGCGACGGGAAGGGCGATCTGCCCTATAGGCCGGTTAGCCTCTATTCGCAGATTATCGAGAAACTTCCTTCAGCTGTCTTCCTGCTCAGAAGTTTTGTGGCAGAATTGCTGGATGAAGCGGAAAAGGCCTTACCATCCTTGTCATATGTAAACTTATATGATACTGAACCTTCAATGCACATAATTCGATAATGATCCAGATAGAAAGATTATATAAAAAGTATGGAAAAGTCAAGGCTCTGAAAGGAATCAACCTCACTTTTAATCTTGATCAGGTTGTAGCATTGGTGGGTCCGAATGCTTCCGGTAAGACTACCTTAATTAAATGTCTGTTAGGTATGGTGATACCTGATGAAGGCCGGATTCTGTTCGATGGGAAAGATATTAAAGGTGATGTGCAGTATAAAAAAAGAATAGGCTATATGCCCCAAATCGGCCGTTATCCGGATAACATGCTAATGGGCTACTTATTCGGTATGATGAAAGACCTGGGTAAAATCCGCCTGAAGGATAACTTTGATGAAGAACTGATAGTTACTTTTCATCTTGAAGAAATGTTTGGCAAACCAATGCGGGTGCTTTCAGGAGGTACAAGGCAAAAAGTAAGTGCAGCACTTGCATTCATGTTCAATCCTGATGTAATTATACTCGATGAGCCCACAGCCGGTCTTGACCCATTAGCTTCAGAAATCCTGAAACAAAAGATTCATAAAGAAAGAGAAGCTGGCAAACTCCTCATTGTAACTTCGCATATTATGAGTGAAGTCGAAGAAATTGCTGACAGCATAGCCTATATTGTTGAGGGGGAAGCATTATTTTACAAAAGCATAGCTGAAATTAAATCCGAATCGGGAGAAGAGAGGTTAGGAAAAGCGTTGTTCCATTTGCTAAAATAATCTGCTATGCGAAAAATTAGTAAATATGTTTTACATGACATTTTAAGAAATCGTATACTTGTGGCATATGTGGTACTGCTATCTTTAAGTTCTTTTGGTCTATTCTTGATGAATGAAGATGTATCCAAAGGACTTAGCAGCTTGCTTACAGTGCTTTTAATTGTGGTTCCCCTAGTAAGTATTCTATTCACGACCATATACTTCTTTAATTCTTACGAATTCATTGAATTGCTTGTATCGCAACCCTTGAAACGCAGTAATATTCTGTTAGGTGTCTATTGTGGTGTCGGACTTTCACTGCTGCTTGCATTCTGGTTAGGGATAGGTTTACCGGTACTAATCTTCGATGCAACTATTGTGGGCTGGTATTTCTTATTATCAGGTACTCTTCTAACTATGGTATTTGTATCCCTTGCATTTTTGGCATCGGTACTTACACGCGACAAAGCTCGAGGAATCGGAATCTCTGTGTTGCTATGGTTTTATTTCACGTTAATCTTTGATGGTATAATACTGATGGTGATGTTTGCCTTTTCAGATTATCCATTGGAAAAATTAACTATATTTATGAGTTGCTTTAATCCTGTTGATCTCGCTCGCATACTGGTGCTGTTAAAGATGGATATTTCTGCATTGATGGGTTACACTGGTGCAATTTTCAACCAGTTTTTCGGATCTTCCTTTGGTATAGTGCTTGCGGTTACAGTAATGCTTACCTGGGTTTTGGTTCCTATTGTAATCGCTTTACGGATATTCAAAGGAAAAAATTTGTGATACAAGTAGCTGATCCTATTAAAAAATCCCGGATTGAACATCAATACAACCCGGGATTTTTTTGTTGTTGGTTCACAATCTATCTTGCCGGTGGCAACAGAACCGCATCAATGACATGAATTATTCCATTGCTGCAAGGTACTGAAGCAACAATACCTGCGCCGTTCACTGTAACTTCTCCGTCTTTTACACCCATGGTGACTTTCCCCCCGTTAACCATACCGAGCGTTTGTCCATCTTTAAAGAATGATTGATCAAGTTTGCCAACATAAACATGATATTCGAGGATATTTCGCAAATCTGCTTTTTTCTCTGGCTTAACAAGTCCTTCAACGGTGCCCTTCGGTAACTTATTGAAAGCGTCATTGGTTGGTGCAAAAACTGTAAACGGACCCGCGTTCGACAATACATCAACATATTCAGCAGCTTGCAGGGCGGCTACCAGTGTTGTGTGATCTGCTGAACCAACAGCCACTTTAACAACGTCTTTTTGTGATGCATCATCCTCAACTCCGGATTGTCCGGAAAGAGGAACAGTTGTGGTTTTAGGGGCTGAACTGTTATTACTACTTTCTTTTACTCCGGAATTGCATGAGCTGATAACCAAAGAAATGGCCAGAAAGCCAACGAAAATGAATGTAATTGATTTTCTCATACGAAATAATTTTGGGTTATGAATATTGATTAAGGTATTAAGTACAAATATACTTAAATATAAAACAATAGCCTGTAATTATTAATATTAGAAGACCTTATTATCTTCTGTAATTATAAACAATTCGCTATCGTCGGATTCAAAATTTTCTGCATTCTGAACCCTGTATCCTTAAACATAGTTTTTGGCACTATCGGTAACCGGGCTTGTTTTATAAAGCTATTGCTGCCCTGATCTGTAAAAATATGGATTTACCTTAAAGGTTTATTACTCAAGAATGGTTGAATTTAGAAGAATGCAATACTTTTCAGAAAATGGAACGGATAAACTATCCAATCAGGGGCTCTAACAGTTTCTTATCAATTCTGCTTAAACCTGATGGCGTTTATCCGTTCCTATTAAACCATGAAAATATAAAAACAATTTCTGTGATCGGCTTATGCTTTAGGCAGCAAATCAGTTGTTCTTAATTTTGGAGCTTTGAAAATACCTAGCAATCCGTTTATCCCTACAGTCATGAT
This genomic window contains:
- the nosD gene encoding nitrous oxide reductase family maturation protein NosD — protein: MLHYFVSCSIIFFLTSFSISVVAREITVKSGTKINTIQKALNSAQNGDIIKVTESTYYVEDILIDKSISLIGIGKPVLDGQKKSNVIIISAPQVTINGFVIRNSGFSNIKDKAGIRVEKCDRVKILNNLLENTCFGIYLAKVNGGTISGNIIRGNNSVIQSGNGIHLWYSNHINIYNNKIYGQRDGIYFEFATFCEISHNLSENNHRYGLHFMFSNNDNYAYNIFRNNGSGVAVMYTKHIRMINNTFERNWGSSSYGLLLKDISRSYISNNTFAKNTSGIFMEGTNEVKVERNNFLNNGLAVRMLANCEKDTFLLNNFLGNTFDFTTNGSENLNYLKGNYWDKYSGYDLNRDGKGDLPYRPVSLYSQIIEKLPSAVFLLRSFVAELLDEAEKALPSLSYVNLYDTEPSMHIIR
- a CDS encoding ATP-binding cassette domain-containing protein gives rise to the protein MIQIERLYKKYGKVKALKGINLTFNLDQVVALVGPNASGKTTLIKCLLGMVIPDEGRILFDGKDIKGDVQYKKRIGYMPQIGRYPDNMLMGYLFGMMKDLGKIRLKDNFDEELIVTFHLEEMFGKPMRVLSGGTRQKVSAALAFMFNPDVIILDEPTAGLDPLASEILKQKIHKEREAGKLLIVTSHIMSEVEEIADSIAYIVEGEALFYKSIAEIKSESGEERLGKALFHLLK
- a CDS encoding ABC transporter permease subunit, which codes for MRKISKYVLHDILRNRILVAYVVLLSLSSFGLFLMNEDVSKGLSSLLTVLLIVVPLVSILFTTIYFFNSYEFIELLVSQPLKRSNILLGVYCGVGLSLLLAFWLGIGLPVLIFDATIVGWYFLLSGTLLTMVFVSLAFLASVLTRDKARGIGISVLLWFYFTLIFDGIILMVMFAFSDYPLEKLTIFMSCFNPVDLARILVLLKMDISALMGYTGAIFNQFFGSSFGIVLAVTVMLTWVLVPIVIALRIFKGKNL
- a CDS encoding fasciclin domain-containing protein — protein: MRKSITFIFVGFLAISLVISSCNSGVKESSNNSSAPKTTTVPLSGQSGVEDDASQKDVVKVAVGSADHTTLVAALQAAEYVDVLSNAGPFTVFAPTNDAFNKLPKGTVEGLVKPEKKADLRNILEYHVYVGKLDQSFFKDGQTLGMVNGGKVTMGVKDGEVTVNGAGIVASVPCSNGIIHVIDAVLLPPAR